A single genomic interval of Cellulosilyticum sp. I15G10I2 harbors:
- the murI gene encoding glutamate racemase yields the protein MDSRPIGIFDSGVGGLTVVKEVMHSLVGESVVYFGDTARVPYGSKSKQTVTKFSAQIIRFLLTQDVKAIIIACNTVSSNSIEELRDMFPNIPIVEVVGPGVHMALHTTKTGVIGVVGTQATIASNKYPELLLAQDAALKVYGKACPLFVPLVEDGWADHDVAYQVVKEYLKPLLEKNIDSLILGCTHYPMLTHTIKEIVGTQVELINPAEEAAKQMGDILSKNNMSSNSINPEYKFYVSDSEEQFKKMAQIFLNKPIEHIATVPIEEY from the coding sequence ATGGACTCTAGACCAATAGGAATTTTTGATTCGGGTGTTGGGGGGCTTACTGTTGTTAAAGAAGTGATGCATAGTCTTGTAGGAGAATCCGTTGTCTATTTTGGAGACACTGCAAGAGTTCCTTATGGGAGCAAATCAAAACAAACAGTAACCAAATTTTCTGCCCAAATCATAAGATTCCTTCTCACACAAGATGTAAAAGCTATCATAATAGCGTGTAACACAGTCAGCTCAAACAGTATTGAAGAATTAAGAGATATGTTTCCTAATATCCCTATTGTAGAGGTGGTAGGGCCGGGAGTGCACATGGCACTGCATACAACCAAAACAGGCGTAATAGGGGTAGTTGGGACTCAGGCGACTATAGCGAGTAATAAATACCCGGAGTTGCTGCTTGCCCAGGATGCAGCTTTAAAAGTATACGGCAAGGCTTGTCCGCTTTTTGTACCACTCGTTGAAGATGGATGGGCAGACCATGATGTAGCGTATCAAGTGGTAAAAGAGTATTTAAAACCTCTGCTTGAAAAGAATATAGATTCGCTTATTCTAGGTTGTACACATTATCCGATGCTTACACATACCATTAAAGAGATTGTAGGCACTCAAGTAGAACTCATTAACCCAGCAGAAGAAGCTGCAAAACAAATGGGGGATATACTGAGTAAAAATAATATGTCGTCAAACAGCATAAACCCAGAATATAAATTCTATGTCAGCGACTCAGAAGAGCAGTTTAAAAAAATGGCACAAATATTTTTAAATAAACCTATAGAGCATATAGCTACAGTTCCAATAGAAGAATATTAA
- a CDS encoding D-alanine--D-alanine ligase family protein gives MKQDILLLFGGCSSEHEVSLKSATTIINNIDKSKYEVHLVGITKEGRWLLYKGNDFDLSTNNWVTSGIPAILSPDPTHKGLCILRGEGQEPIYVNIDIVFPVLHGKNGEDGTIQGLCKLAQIPYVGCGVLASAVAMDKGFTKIVVEAKGVPQAKFVLVKERELKQMDQVVNKIEEAFAYPYFIKPANAGSSVGISKAKNKEELIAGLNEAAKHDSRILVEETIVGREVETAVLGNEEVEVSGVGEILAAAEFYDFDAKYNNAESKTVVDADLPQSTKEKIRAYAREVFDAVEGKGLSRVDFFVKEDGSIIFNEINTLPGFTSISMYPMLFDAAGTPIQELITKLIELAAL, from the coding sequence ATGAAACAAGATATATTATTGTTATTTGGTGGATGTTCATCAGAACATGAAGTGTCACTCAAATCGGCGACTACAATCATAAACAATATCGATAAATCAAAATATGAGGTACACTTAGTTGGTATCACAAAAGAAGGTAGATGGTTGTTATATAAAGGCAATGATTTTGATCTTTCGACAAATAACTGGGTGACAAGTGGTATTCCGGCTATATTAAGTCCAGATCCTACACATAAAGGACTCTGTATCCTTAGAGGAGAAGGACAAGAACCGATCTATGTAAACATAGATATCGTATTTCCAGTTCTGCACGGCAAAAATGGAGAGGACGGAACGATACAAGGTCTATGTAAGCTTGCACAAATACCATACGTTGGTTGTGGTGTTTTAGCATCAGCAGTAGCTATGGACAAAGGTTTCACAAAAATAGTTGTTGAGGCAAAAGGGGTTCCGCAAGCTAAGTTTGTTCTTGTAAAAGAAAGAGAACTTAAGCAGATGGATCAAGTTGTGAACAAAATAGAAGAAGCTTTTGCATATCCTTATTTTATTAAACCAGCCAATGCGGGTTCTTCGGTAGGAATCTCTAAGGCTAAAAATAAAGAAGAGCTTATAGCAGGCTTGAATGAAGCGGCCAAACATGATTCAAGGATATTAGTAGAAGAAACCATTGTTGGCCGAGAAGTTGAGACTGCTGTACTTGGTAACGAAGAGGTAGAGGTATCAGGTGTTGGTGAGATTCTGGCAGCAGCAGAGTTTTATGACTTTGATGCTAAATATAACAATGCAGAATCTAAAACTGTAGTAGATGCAGATTTGCCGCAATCTACAAAGGAAAAAATCAGAGCCTATGCAAGAGAAGTATTCGACGCTGTAGAAGGTAAAGGGTTATCAAGAGTAGACTTTTTTGTTAAAGAAGACGGGAGTATTATATTTAATGAAATAAATACTTTGCCAGGCTTTACGTCTATTAGCATGTATCCGATGTTATTTGACGCAGCAGGTACTCCTATTCAAGAGCTTATCACAAAATTAATAGAACTTGCTGCATTATAA
- the spoIIR gene encoding stage II sporulation protein R — MKNIIRQYLFQVFQTKNYKKFLYIVFIVVCLLTICKVTIGTYTHSVTEAISDKVIRFHVVANSDTTADQLLKQQVRDEVIAYMEPMLKESTSIDETRMLVKKNLFNIEEIAKKVVKKWDKQYKVYVALDYANFPTKAYGDVVLPAGEYEACRIIIGEGKGQNWWCVMFPPLCYIDAASGVVPLEGKDQLKKELNEEQYNLIAHKKGSPYQVRFKIVDTINSYLDKPNYNQIPKKK; from the coding sequence ATGAAAAATATTATCAGACAGTATTTGTTTCAAGTATTTCAAACAAAAAATTATAAAAAGTTTTTATACATTGTATTCATTGTAGTATGTTTACTCACTATTTGTAAAGTCACTATAGGTACATATACACATTCGGTTACAGAGGCTATTTCTGATAAGGTCATTAGATTTCATGTGGTTGCAAATAGTGATACAACAGCAGATCAACTGCTTAAGCAACAAGTAAGAGATGAAGTTATTGCGTACATGGAGCCTATGCTTAAGGAGTCAACAAGTATAGATGAGACAAGAATGCTTGTTAAGAAAAATTTATTCAATATAGAAGAGATTGCGAAGAAGGTAGTTAAAAAGTGGGACAAACAATATAAAGTTTATGTGGCACTTGATTATGCTAATTTTCCTACAAAAGCTTATGGCGATGTGGTGCTGCCGGCAGGAGAATATGAGGCTTGCAGAATTATTATTGGAGAAGGAAAAGGACAAAATTGGTGGTGTGTTATGTTTCCGCCCCTATGCTATATTGATGCAGCAAGCGGTGTAGTTCCCCTAGAAGGCAAGGATCAGCTTAAAAAAGAACTCAATGAAGAACAATATAATCTTATTGCTCATAAAAAAGGAAGTCCTTATCAAGTAAGATTTAAAATAGTTGATACAATCAATTCATACCTAGATAAGCCTAATTATAACCAAATTCCAAAAAAGAAATAA
- a CDS encoding ATP-dependent DNA helicase, protein MRINNNTVSVSVRDLIEFILKHGNLDASTIVSSSRAVLGTRAHKKIQKSMGDNYTSEVILKHTCTYDDISFIIEGRADGIIENIDVLIIDEIKSTTVSLDMIEEDYNPLHLAQVKCYAFMYAADKNLSKIGGQLTYYNLDTKETKRFLKFYNYAELKTFFEDLTDQYIIWIRFYINWCALRDASLKLLVFPFEKYRAGQRELAVHVYKSIVNSSKLFVNAPTGIGKTISTLFPSLKAMGEGQISKIFYITAKTITRSVAESALNIIQLGGTRVKSITLTAKDKICFCETTHCTPSHCMYAEGHFDRVNTAIWDALNTSDLFTRDVIETLAKKHRVCPFELSLDLALWMDVIICDYNYIFDPTVALKRFLDARDYVLLIDEAHNLVDRARDMFSASLSKKNILSAKKVLPKSYNSIKTALSKINTYLLDIKKDYFAQGLPFIKKEAPNSIYPLLRQFINLCDKQFQKSSRSSLESSLIDMYFEIYNFLKLFELYDDKYITYASSENGDITLKLFCIDPSFLLGETMAKFKSIILFSATFLPIDYYKYLLCGEDDTAIRLASPFDSSKYLRLIATDISTRYQDRAHSYAHICSYIKQIVDNKAGNYFVFFPSYKYLIDVYNAFSTIYGSSYTLHVQSSNMSEVERESFLEQFKANPVDTHIGFCVLGGIYSEGIDLKYDRLIGVIIVGVGLPQLCLERTLIENYFNENGKNGYHYAYTYPGINKVFQAAGRLIRTEEDSGIILLIDDRFTSSLYRALFPPEWSPYYPVTLSSISDYLTFKK, encoded by the coding sequence ATGCGTATAAATAATAATACTGTTTCTGTTTCCGTTCGTGATTTAATTGAATTTATATTAAAACATGGTAATTTAGACGCTTCAACTATTGTCAGTTCTTCAAGAGCAGTATTGGGCACTAGAGCTCATAAGAAGATCCAGAAATCTATGGGAGATAATTATACGAGCGAGGTCATTTTAAAACATACTTGTACCTATGATGATATAAGCTTTATAATAGAAGGCCGCGCCGATGGGATTATAGAGAATATAGATGTTTTGATTATAGATGAGATTAAGTCAACTACCGTTTCGCTTGATATGATAGAAGAAGACTATAACCCCCTTCACTTAGCGCAGGTTAAATGTTATGCCTTTATGTACGCTGCTGATAAGAACCTGTCTAAAATAGGTGGGCAATTAACCTATTATAACTTAGATACAAAGGAAACTAAGCGCTTTTTAAAATTTTATAATTATGCTGAACTCAAAACATTTTTTGAGGATCTGACAGATCAATATATCATTTGGATTAGATTTTATATCAACTGGTGTGCTTTAAGGGACGCTTCTTTAAAACTGCTGGTTTTCCCCTTTGAAAAATATAGGGCCGGTCAGAGAGAACTTGCAGTTCATGTCTATAAAAGCATTGTTAACTCTTCTAAGCTTTTTGTTAACGCACCAACAGGCATTGGAAAAACTATTTCTACCCTATTTCCTTCTTTAAAAGCTATGGGCGAGGGACAGATCTCCAAAATTTTCTATATCACAGCGAAAACCATTACCAGATCAGTTGCAGAAAGTGCTCTAAATATTATTCAACTTGGAGGGACACGCGTTAAAAGTATTACGCTTACTGCTAAAGATAAAATTTGTTTTTGTGAAACAACACATTGTACACCTTCTCATTGTATGTATGCCGAGGGACACTTTGATAGAGTAAATACTGCTATTTGGGATGCCCTAAATACTAGTGATTTATTTACGCGAGATGTTATTGAAACACTTGCTAAGAAGCATCGTGTATGCCCTTTTGAACTAAGTCTTGACCTTGCACTCTGGATGGATGTCATTATCTGTGACTATAATTATATTTTTGATCCAACCGTTGCGCTTAAACGTTTTTTGGATGCCCGTGATTATGTACTTTTAATAGATGAAGCACATAATTTAGTAGATAGAGCACGCGATATGTTTTCAGCCAGCCTTTCTAAGAAAAACATATTATCTGCAAAAAAAGTTCTTCCCAAATCTTATAATTCTATAAAAACAGCTCTTTCAAAAATTAACACTTACCTTTTAGATATAAAAAAGGATTATTTTGCACAAGGCTTGCCTTTTATAAAAAAAGAAGCACCAAATAGTATTTATCCTCTCCTTCGGCAATTTATTAACTTATGCGATAAACAGTTTCAAAAGTCCTCTAGATCTTCTCTTGAGAGTTCTTTGATAGATATGTATTTTGAAATATATAATTTTCTCAAGCTATTTGAGCTCTATGATGATAAATATATTACTTATGCGAGTAGTGAAAATGGGGATATTACGCTTAAACTATTTTGTATCGATCCCTCTTTTTTATTAGGTGAAACAATGGCCAAATTTAAGAGTATTATTTTATTCTCTGCAACATTTTTGCCTATAGATTATTATAAATATTTACTTTGTGGTGAAGATGATACAGCGATCAGGTTGGCTTCTCCTTTTGACTCATCCAAATACCTTCGGCTCATTGCTACAGATATATCCACAAGGTATCAAGATAGAGCGCATAGTTATGCACATATTTGCAGTTACATTAAACAAATTGTTGATAACAAGGCGGGAAACTATTTTGTTTTTTTTCCTTCATATAAGTATCTTATTGATGTTTATAATGCTTTTTCAACAATATACGGTTCGTCTTATACCCTCCATGTTCAATCTTCTAATATGAGTGAGGTTGAAAGAGAATCTTTTTTAGAGCAGTTTAAAGCAAACCCTGTTGATACTCATATTGGCTTTTGTGTTCTAGGAGGAATCTATTCCGAAGGTATTGATTTAAAATACGATAGATTAATTGGTGTAATCATAGTGGGGGTAGGCCTTCCTCAACTCTGCTTAGAACGTACACTTATCGAGAATTATTTTAATGAAAATGGCAAAAATGGTTATCACTATGCCTATACTTACCCTGGCATAAATAAAGTCTTTCAAGCAGCTGGGCGCCTTATACGAACTGAAGAAGATAGCGGCATAATACTTTTAATAGATGATAGATTTACGAGTTCTCTCTATAGAGCACTATTTCCGCCCGAATGGTCACCTTACTATCCCGTTACATTAAGTTCTATCTCCGATTACTTAACTTTTAAGAAATGA
- a CDS encoding transposase, translating to MPRGPREKCEYSTYHIMVRGNNKQDIFEDEEDRIQYLKRLKRYKEKFKIEVYAYCLMTNHVHLLIYDNGQDISKVMKGLNLSYVRYFNKRYNRCGHLFQGRFNSVMVKRDSYFIEVSKYIHLNPAEAGMVGAPEDYKWSSLKMYLGERDSYEIIDNRRILAYFSKDYKGSMKLYAEYMYNKEIEEEVAVAIESGHKGIRAEVAATGASKEMNEDQILAVVSKHFNVHKLQLLKRNNKIHQKQRDLSIYIMALIGKMTYKQLAEIFYVKPPAIGESIKRAINLMIEDQSIQEEVNKVLKQIA from the coding sequence ATGCCAAGAGGACCTAGAGAAAAGTGTGAGTATAGTACGTATCATATTATGGTTAGGGGTAACAACAAACAAGATATTTTCGAAGATGAAGAAGATAGAATTCAATATTTGAAGAGACTAAAAAGATATAAAGAAAAGTTTAAGATAGAAGTATATGCATACTGTCTTATGACAAATCATGTACATCTTCTTATATATGATAATGGACAAGATATTTCAAAGGTAATGAAAGGTCTTAACCTAAGCTATGTCAGATACTTTAATAAAAGATATAATCGTTGCGGGCATTTGTTTCAAGGGAGATTTAATAGTGTCATGGTTAAGAGAGATTCTTATTTTATTGAAGTATCTAAATATATACATTTAAATCCAGCGGAAGCAGGTATGGTTGGAGCACCAGAAGATTACAAGTGGAGCAGTTTGAAAATGTACTTGGGAGAGCGTGATTCTTATGAAATAATAGATAATAGGCGTATACTAGCATACTTTTCAAAAGATTATAAAGGCAGTATGAAGTTGTATGCTGAGTATATGTATAATAAGGAGATTGAGGAAGAAGTGGCTGTGGCCATTGAATCGGGACATAAAGGGATAAGGGCTGAAGTAGCTGCTACAGGAGCGTCTAAAGAAATGAATGAAGACCAGATTCTGGCCGTAGTATCAAAGCATTTTAATGTCCACAAACTACAATTGTTAAAAAGAAATAATAAAATTCATCAGAAGCAAAGAGATCTTTCGATATATATTATGGCGCTTATAGGAAAAATGACTTATAAACAACTAGCAGAAATATTTTATGTAAAACCACCAGCTATTGGAGAAAGCATAAAAAGAGCTATTAACTTAATGATAGAAGACCAGAGTATTCAAGAAGAAGTAAATAAGGTATTAAAACAAATAGCATAA
- a CDS encoding Ger(x)C family spore germination protein produces the protein MNKFKWLFLLIFPLVLTGCWDSVELDERHIILDIALDKNPDLDLSQPINEQQSYRITYGVPDIGLLSGKESLAEKVKTNITTNSVSITTSIDEVEKKTQDTVTLNHTKALIIGEELLKDKGLLRAAIDALLRDMKMGRSVTLLAVKGLAGDFARAENPQNPIIGMYVMEYYNNRERGASRAKEQLLGNFIKEIDDTGVATIPIISSNEEGIIHIRGAALIKDYELVTWLDEEEVRGELFVEGEVRRAPVVVDYENQYLTYMIKEQESKIAFKENNGSWECYINITTTGDIKEYVSTDDKNILNEQSISKITEILKQEIEKQVNVAVNKSKELEVDFLEIGLEMYRKHPKQWKNYKDTWDKGAYKNLPIHVSATVNIQNTGVLQ, from the coding sequence ATGAATAAGTTTAAATGGTTATTTCTACTCATATTCCCTCTTGTATTAACTGGATGCTGGGATAGTGTAGAACTGGATGAAAGACATATCATATTGGATATTGCATTAGATAAAAATCCTGACCTGGATTTAAGCCAGCCTATTAATGAGCAGCAATCCTATCGCATAACATATGGTGTACCAGACATAGGGCTATTATCAGGTAAAGAGAGTCTTGCAGAAAAGGTAAAAACCAATATAACAACAAATAGTGTTTCAATAACAACAAGTATAGATGAGGTTGAAAAAAAGACACAAGATACAGTGACACTTAATCATACAAAGGCACTGATTATTGGAGAAGAGCTCTTAAAAGATAAGGGTTTATTAAGAGCGGCTATAGATGCACTCCTTAGGGACATGAAAATGGGAAGAAGTGTTACACTTCTTGCTGTAAAAGGTCTTGCGGGAGATTTTGCGCGAGCCGAAAACCCTCAAAATCCTATTATAGGGATGTATGTCATGGAGTATTATAATAATAGAGAGCGAGGCGCAAGTCGTGCAAAAGAGCAGCTGTTAGGAAATTTTATAAAAGAGATAGATGATACAGGGGTAGCCACTATTCCTATCATAAGTAGCAATGAAGAAGGGATTATTCACATACGTGGGGCTGCACTTATTAAGGATTATGAACTAGTAACGTGGCTAGATGAAGAAGAAGTAAGAGGCGAACTGTTTGTTGAAGGAGAAGTGCGAAGAGCACCAGTAGTTGTTGATTATGAAAATCAGTATTTAACCTATATGATTAAGGAACAAGAAAGCAAAATTGCTTTTAAAGAAAATAATGGCTCATGGGAATGTTATATTAATATAACAACGACTGGAGATATAAAAGAATATGTATCAACTGATGATAAAAATATACTTAATGAGCAAAGTATATCAAAGATAACAGAGATTCTTAAACAAGAAATAGAAAAACAAGTCAATGTAGCAGTCAATAAATCTAAAGAATTAGAAGTAGATTTTCTTGAGATAGGCCTAGAAATGTACCGCAAACATCCAAAGCAGTGGAAAAACTACAAAGATACATGGGATAAAGGAGCATATAAAAATCTACCGATACACGTAAGCGCTACAGTGAATATCCAAAACACAGGTGTATTGCAATAA
- a CDS encoding GerAB/ArcD/ProY family transporter, with amino-acid sequence MFSHNSKVSVRQVEILLILQMFNTSILLLPRIAANHVGRNGYILPIVALIFGMLYLYAITSLTNRFKGDTIVEFMPKILPKAIGYCVIGLFALKILITTGLEMRMFGEMVSQVMLPTTPLPVIILSLLLTTAYLVKSGIEATARMAEVLMYFIFFPLAIVLVFIIAKADYKQLMPFFETDMVSIGRGAFFISLSFMPIEFMLILAGLMKKQEKSRRAMLLALIIIAIIEAIVIVSTYIGIGVNETNKQIWPVLTLMQSVQFPGSWIENQEVFMMTSWVFSIYMYISSGLYFTSLMGSRSFKFKRENIFLLPIIPVVYFIAIFPKSLVDAYKYYIMFQYRFGIWFLFPIPIILLGIAKMRKAGNTNE; translated from the coding sequence ATGTTTTCTCATAATAGCAAAGTATCAGTAAGACAGGTTGAAATACTACTTATACTTCAGATGTTTAATACGAGTATACTATTGCTTCCAAGAATTGCTGCTAACCATGTAGGGAGAAATGGATATATTCTTCCTATTGTCGCTCTTATTTTCGGAATGCTGTATCTTTACGCTATAACGAGCCTTACGAATAGATTTAAGGGAGATACTATTGTCGAGTTTATGCCTAAAATACTTCCTAAGGCTATTGGTTACTGTGTTATTGGTCTATTTGCACTTAAAATTCTCATTACTACAGGACTTGAAATGAGAATGTTTGGTGAGATGGTTTCTCAGGTTATGCTTCCTACAACGCCCCTGCCGGTTATTATCTTATCGTTACTCCTTACAACAGCATATCTGGTAAAATCAGGGATTGAGGCAACAGCCCGTATGGCGGAGGTTCTTATGTATTTTATATTTTTTCCTCTGGCCATAGTGCTTGTGTTTATAATCGCTAAAGCAGATTACAAGCAGCTTATGCCTTTTTTTGAAACAGATATGGTGAGTATCGGAAGAGGGGCATTCTTTATAAGTCTTTCATTTATGCCGATAGAGTTTATGCTTATTTTAGCAGGACTTATGAAAAAGCAAGAAAAATCAAGGAGAGCTATGTTATTAGCACTTATTATTATTGCAATCATAGAAGCAATAGTTATTGTTTCAACTTATATAGGGATAGGTGTCAATGAAACAAATAAGCAAATATGGCCGGTCTTAACATTAATGCAGAGTGTACAATTTCCAGGTTCGTGGATAGAAAATCAAGAAGTTTTTATGATGACAAGCTGGGTATTTAGTATATATATGTACATTAGTTCAGGCCTATATTTTACTTCACTTATGGGAAGCAGGAGTTTTAAGTTTAAGAGAGAAAATATATTTCTGCTGCCTATTATCCCTGTTGTTTATTTTATAGCTATATTTCCTAAAAGCTTAGTAGATGCCTATAAATATTACATTATGTTCCAATACCGTTTTGGTATATGGTTCTTATTTCCGATTCCAATAATTCTTCTTGGTATAGCTAAGATGAGAAAGGCAGGGAATACAAATGAATAA